The window CGCGAGCCCTCGGTGAAGTCATAGCCGTTGACGATGTCACCACGGTAGGCGGGCAGGGTCACGTCGCCGCGGGTCTCGGTGTCGCTGGAGCGCGGCTTGGCGAACTGCCCGGCCATGCGCCCCATCTTGATGACCGGCATCGACGCCCCGTAGGTGAGCACGACGGCCATCTGCAGCACGGTCTTGACACGGTCGCGGATCTTGTCGACCGTGGCGCCCGCGAACGTCTCGGCGCAGTCGCCACCCTGCAGCAGGAACGCCTGCCCGGCGGCGGCGCGCGCGAGCTTGCCGCGCAGCTCGTCGACCTCGCCGGCGAACACCAGCGGAGGCATCGAGGCGATCTCTGCGGATGCCGCGGCCACCGCATCGGGGTCGTCCCACTGCGGCTGCTGCTTGATGGGCAGATTCCGCCAGTTATCGAGCGAGTCCAGGTGCTGCGGCATCCGCTCAGTCTATCGGCCGCAACCACTCACCCCTTCGCCGATGACGGCAGACGGTTCTTGACCGTCGAGGCGTAGACATCGTCGTACTGCTGCTGACCCAGTCGCTGCAGGGCCACCATGATCTCATCGACCACCGACCGCAGGATGTAGCGGTCGTTCTCCATGCCCGCATAGCGCGAGAAGTCGAGGGGCTCGCCGATGACCACGCCCACGCGCACGATCCGCGGCATCCGCCGGCCGATCGGCATCATCGAGTCGGTGTCGACCATGATCACCGGGATCACCGGGACCTTCGCCTCCAGAGCCATGCGCGCGATGCCGGTGCGACCGCGATACAGCCGGCCGTCGGGACTGCGGGTGCCCTCTGGGTAGATCCCCAGCAGCTCACCGCCGCCCAGCACCTGCAGACCCGTGTTCAGCGATGCCTCAGAGGCCTTTCCCCCGGAGCGATCGATCGGCAGCTGTCCGGTCGCCTTCATGAACATACGGGTGGCCCAGCCCGAGATGCCCCGGCCGGTGAAATAGTCGCTCTTTGCCAGGAACGCGACCGGCCGGTCGATCATCAGCGGCAGGAACACCGAGTCGGCGAAGGAGAGATGGTTGCTGGCCAGGATCGCCGCGCCGGTGGTCGGTACGTTGCGGCGACCGACGATCCACGGGCGGAAGATCGCCTTGACGATCGGACCGATCACCACGTACTTCATCAGCCAGTAGAACATCACCCTCCTTCTGCTGCAGAAGTCTATCGAGCGGGATGCCGCTGAATGTGCGGCATCCCGCCCACGGATCACCATCGTGGGATCGCGTTTCACACTTCATGAAACTCAATCTCACGCTGCCAGCGCCGGAGGACCGGCTAGACTCGAGGCACAGCACGAGCCGAACGGTACCGAAGGAGATGCCGGCATGACCCCCGCCGCCGAGTTCAACGCCCCCGTGATCGTCCCCGCCGATCCGACCGAGAACATCACCGATCTACTCGAGGAGCGGGTGGCCGCCACCCCCGATCTGGCACTGTTCGCCATTCCTGACGGCGACGGCTGGAAGGATGTCTCGGCCGCCGAGTTCCGTCGCCAGGTGATAGCGCTGGCCAAGGGGTTCGTAGCTGCCGGGCTCGAACCCGGCGACAAGGTCGGCTTCGTGGCTCGCACCACCTACGAGTGGACGCTCGTTGACTTCGCGCTGTTCTACGCCGGCGCCGTCATGGTGCCGATCTATGAGACGAGCTCGGCCGCGCAGATCCACTGGGATCTCTCCGACTCGGGCGCCATCGCGTGCCTGACCGAGCTGCCCGAGCACAGCGAGCGGTTCGCCGAGGCGCGCAAGGACCTTCCGCTCATCCGCATCGCCTGGGCCATGCACGAGGGTGCTCTCGACTCCCTGCGCGCGCAAGGCGAGTCGGTGCCCGACGAAGAGATCGATCGTCGCCGCCAGATCGCGAACGCCGACGACATCGCCACGCTCATCTACACGGCCGGCACGACCGGGCGCCCCAAGGGCTGCGTGCTCACACACGCGAATTTCGTCGAGCTGGCCCGCAATTCGGCGCGTTCACTGCACGAGGTCGTCGAGACGCCCGGCGCATCCACTCTGCTGTTCATCACCACCGCGCACGTGTTCGCGCGGTTCATCTCGATCCTCGACGTGCACGCCGGCGTGAAGACCGGCCATCAGCCCGACACCAAGCAGCTGCTGCCCGCGCTCGGCTCGTTCAAGCCGACCTTCCTGCTGGCGGTGCCGCGCGTGTTCGAGAAGGTGTACAACTCGGCCGAGCAGAAGGCCGAGGCCGGCCGCAAGGGCAAGATCTTCCGTGCCGCGGCGCGCACGGCCATCGAGCACTCGCGGCACGTGCA is drawn from Microbacterium protaetiae and contains these coding sequences:
- a CDS encoding lysophospholipid acyltransferase family protein, which produces MFYWLMKYVVIGPIVKAIFRPWIVGRRNVPTTGAAILASNHLSFADSVFLPLMIDRPVAFLAKSDYFTGRGISGWATRMFMKATGQLPIDRSGGKASEASLNTGLQVLGGGELLGIYPEGTRSPDGRLYRGRTGIARMALEAKVPVIPVIMVDTDSMMPIGRRMPRIVRVGVVIGEPLDFSRYAGMENDRYILRSVVDEIMVALQRLGQQQYDDVYASTVKNRLPSSAKG
- a CDS encoding AMP-dependent synthetase/ligase, with the protein product MTPAAEFNAPVIVPADPTENITDLLEERVAATPDLALFAIPDGDGWKDVSAAEFRRQVIALAKGFVAAGLEPGDKVGFVARTTYEWTLVDFALFYAGAVMVPIYETSSAAQIHWDLSDSGAIACLTELPEHSERFAEARKDLPLIRIAWAMHEGALDSLRAQGESVPDEEIDRRRQIANADDIATLIYTAGTTGRPKGCVLTHANFVELARNSARSLHEVVETPGASTLLFITTAHVFARFISILDVHAGVKTGHQPDTKQLLPALGSFKPTFLLAVPRVFEKVYNSAEQKAEAGRKGKIFRAAARTAIEHSRHVQAGTKVPFWLGVKFTVFDKLVYSTLREAMGGRVVYAISGSAPLGERLGHFFASLGVLVLEGYGLTETTAPATVNLPSKTKIGTVGPALPGVSVRLADDGEVEVKGINVFREYWKNPEATAAAFDDGWFRTGDLGSFDADGFLTITGRKKEIIVTAGGKNVAPAILEDPIRANPVVGQVVVVGDQRPFIAALVTLDTEMLPTWLANNGMPADMSLEDAANNPHVRAEVQRAVDEANKFVSRAESIRKFTILPTEWTEDSGHLTPKFSIKRHAILKDFAGAIDAIYNVPVETTNVSLK